In the Gossypium raimondii isolate GPD5lz chromosome 9, ASM2569854v1, whole genome shotgun sequence genome, one interval contains:
- the LOC105800054 gene encoding tubulin beta chain: MREILHIQGGQCGNQIGSKFWEVVCGEHGIDPIGKYIGNSELRLERINVYYNEASGGRYVPRAVLMDLEPGTMDSIRTGPYGQIFRPDNFVFGQSGAGNNWAKGHYTEGAELIDSVLDVVRKEAENCDCLQGFQVCHSLGGGTGSGMGTLLISKIREEYPDRMMLTFSVFPSPKVSDTVVEPYNATLSVHQLVENADECMVLDNEALYDICLRTLKLTTPSFGDLNHLISATMSGVTCCLRFPGQLNSDLRKLAVNLIPFPRLHFFMVGFAPLTSRGSQQYRGLTVPELTQQMWDAKNMMCAADPRHGRYLTASALFRGKMSTKEVDEQILNVQNKNSSYFVEWIPNNVKSSVCDIPPEGVSMASTFIGNSTSIQEMFRRVSEQFTAMFRRKAFLHWYTGEGMDEMEFTEAESNMNDLVAEYQQYQDASADEDVEYEDDDGGAEN; the protein is encoded by the exons ATGCGTGAAATACTACACATTCAAGGAGGGCAATGTGGGAACCAAATTGGATCTAAGTTTTGGGAAGTTGTTTGTGGTGAACATGGGATTGATCCAATTGGTAAGTACATCGGAAATTCAGAGTTGCGACTAGAAAGAATTAATGTGTACTACAATGAGGCAAGTGGTGGCCGGTACGTGCCACGAGCCGTTCTCATGGATCTTGAACCTGGAACGATGGACAGTATTCGAACCGGCCCCTATGGGCAGATTTTCAGGCCTGATAACTTTGTTTTCGGCCAGTCCGGGGCTGGAAACAATTGGGCTAAGGGTCATTACACCGAGGGAGCCGAGTTGATTGATTCAGTACTTGATGTTGTTAGGAAGGAAGCTGAGAATTGTGACTGTCTACAAG GGTTTCAAGTGTGCCATTCACTTGGAGGAGGAACAGGGTCTGGAATGGGGACCCTGCTTATTTCAAAGATAAGAGAAGAATACCCTGATCGTATGATGCTTACATTTTCCGTTTTCCCATCTCCAAAGGTGTCGGACACTGTGGTTGAACCTTACAATGCCACTCTTTCAGTCCACCAGCTGGTGGAAAATGCTGATGAATGCATGGTTCTCGACAATGAAGCACTCTATGATATCTGCCTCAGGACTCTAAAGCTCACTACCCCAAGCT tCGGAGACCTGAACCATTTAATATCTGCAACAATGAGTGGTGTAACCTGCTGCTTGCGATTCCCGGGTCAGCTTAACTCAGACCTTCGAAAATTAGCAGTGAACTTGATCCCCTTCCCAAGGCTTCACTTTTTCATGGTGGGATTTGCTCCATTAACATCTAGAGGATCACAGCAATACCGTGGACTCACGGTCCCTGAGCTGACACAACAAATGTGGGATGCCAAGAACATGATGTGTGCCGCTGATCCACGCCACGGTCGTTACCTTACTGCATCAGCCTTGTTTAGAGGCAAAATGAGCACCAAAGAAGTTGATGAACAAATTCTGAATGTGCAAAACAAAAACTCTTCCTACTTTGTTGAGTGGATCCCAAACAATGTGAAATCCAGTGTTTGTGACATCCCTCCCGAAGGGGTTTCGATGGCTTCGACTTTTATCGGGAATTCAACTTCAATACAGGAGATGTTCAGGAGAGTTAGTGAGCAGTTTACAGCCATGTTTAGAAGGAAAGCCTTCTTGCATTGGTACACTGGGGAAGGAATGGATGAAATGGAGTTCACTGAAGCAGAAAGTAACATGAATGACCTTGTTGCAGAGTATCAGCAATACCAAGATGCCTCAGCTGATGAAGATGTCGAGTACGAAGATGATGATGGTGGTGCTGAGAATTGA
- the LOC105800053 gene encoding auxin efflux carrier component 1 — MITLTDFYHVMTAMVPLYVAMILAYGSVKWWKIFSPGQCSGINRFVALFAVPLLSFHFIASNDPYAMNFRFIAADTLQKVMVLGILAVWSKVSKRGCLEWTITLFSLSTLPNTLVMGIPLLKGMYGEFSGSLMVQIVVLQCIIWYTLMLFMFEYRGAKMLISEQFPDTAGSIVSIHVDSDIMSLDGRQPLETEAEIKEDGKLHVTVRKSNASRSDIFSRRSQGLSSTTPRPSNLTNAEIYSLQSSRNPTPRGSSFNHTDFYSMMAGGRNSNFGAADVYGLSASRGPTPRPSNYEEDGTGMGKPRFHYHAQGGAGAAHYPAPNPGMFSPNGSKANTKKPNDQAQQKAEDGGRDLHMFVWSSSASPVSDVFGGGGGHEYGANEQKEVRVAVSPGKAEGHRENNEEYMEREDFSFGNRGLEREMTNNHEGDKVGDGKPKTMPPASVITRLILIMVWRKLIRNPNTYSSLIGLTWSLISFRWNVQMPAIIAKSISILSDAGLGMAMFSLGLFMALQPRIIACGNSVAAFAMGVRFLAGPAVMAAASIAVGLRGVLLHVAIVQAALPQGIVPFVFAKEYNLHPDILSTAVIFGMLIALPITLVYYILLGL, encoded by the exons ATGATCACTTTAACTGACTTCTACCATGTAATGACTGCAATGGTGCCACTTTACGTGGCCATGATTTTAGCTTACGGCTCAGTGAAATGGTGGAAGATCTTCTCTCCTGGTCAGTGTTCGGGGATTAATCGCTTTGTTGCTCTCTTTGCCGTCCCTCTCCTCTCTTTCCACTTCATCGCCTCTAACGATCCTTACGCTATGAACTTTCGTTTCATAGCAGCTGATACCCTCCAAAAAGTTATGGTTCTTGGAATACTGGCAGTTTGGTCCAAGGTGAGCAAAAGGGGTTGCTTGGAATGGACCATCACCCTTTTTTCACTCTCTACTCTTCccaacactttggtgatgggcATCCCTTTGCTGAAAGGAATGTACGGGGAGTTTTCAGGAAGCTTAATGGTGCAGATAGTTGTCCTTCAATGCATTATTTGGTACACTTTGATGCTTTTCATGTTTGAATATAGAGGTGCCAAAATGCTGATATCTGAGCAATTCCCCGACACTGCTGGCTCTATTGTTTCAATCCATGTAGACTCAGATATCATGTCACTCGATGGTCGACAACCTCTAGAAACTGAAGCTGAGATCAAAGAAGATGGTAAGCTCCATGTTACTGTCAGGAAATCCAATGCCTCAAGATCAGATATTTTCTCAAGAAGGTCCCAGGGTTTATCTTCAACAACTCCACGCCCTTCCAATCTGACCAATGCTGAGATCTACTCGTTGCAATCATCAAGAAACCCAACACCAAGAGGCTCAAGCTTTAATCACACTGATTTCTACTCTATGATGGCTGGGGGACGCAACTCCAATTTCGGTGCTGCAGATGTTTACGGTTTGTCTGCCTCTCGAGGACCAACTCCCAGACCATCCAATTATGAGGAGGATGGTACAGGCATGGGTAAACCAAGGTTCCATTACCACGCACAAGGTGGCGCAGGTGCAGCCCATTATCCGGCTCCTAATCCGGGTATGTTCTCTCCCAATGGGTCTAAAGCTAATACAAAGAAGCCTAACGATCAGGCTCAGCAAAAGGCTGAAGATGGTGGTAGGGATCTTCATATGTTTGTTTGGAGTTCAAGTGCTTCTCCTGTATCCGACGTctttggtggtggtggtggccATGAATATGGAGCAAACGAGCAGAAAGAGGTTAGAGTGGCTGTCTCCCCAGGGAAAG CGGAAGGACATAGAGAGAATAACGAGGAGTACATGGAGAGAGAGGATTTCAGCTTTGGGAACCGAGGATTGGAACGAGAAATGACCAACAACCACGAAGGTGACAAAGTGGGGGATGGCAAGCCCAAAACTATGCCTCCTGCAAGTGTCATCACAAGGCTGATACTGATCATGGTTTGGAGAAAGCTTATCAGAAATCCCAACACGTATTCAAGCTTAATAGGACTCACTTGGTCTCTAATCTCATTCAG GTGGAATGTACAAATGCCTGCCATAATAGCCAAGTCCATTTCCATACTGTCAGATGCAGGGCTTGGCATGGCCATGTTCAGTCTTG GTCTGTTCATGGCATTGCAACCGAGGATCATAGCATGTGGAAATTCCGTTGCAGCTTTTGCCATGGGTGTGAGATTCCTTGCAGGTCCAGCTGTGATGGCAGCCGCTTCCATAGCTGTCGGACTCCGTGGCGTCCTCTTACACGTTGCCATTGTGCAG GCAGCTCTCCCACAAGGCATTGTTCCCTTTGTCTTTGCCAAGGAATACAACCTACACCCTGATATTCTCAGCACTGC TGTTATTTTTGGAATGCTAATAGCCTTGCCCATAACGCTTGTCTACTACATTTTATTGGGATTATGA